A window of Ignavibacteria bacterium contains these coding sequences:
- a CDS encoding undecaprenyl/decaprenyl-phosphate alpha-N-acetylglucosaminyl 1-phosphate transferase: protein MNFLLIFFTSLIFTIFFTPYFIAYLKKTKVVDLPGNRRIHSDIVPRMGGLLIFLVVSVMLLSFTEELNSVRLMIIAANVILLVGIFDDMLGLDYSAKFLLQLSSAVLLLFYLAPKFVKLKLFEVTIPYPLDYILLLLFIIGGINSINLLDGMDGLVSGFSLLVFSIIMALSIISHNTLLLILTTSLMGSILGFLKYNAYPAKIFLGDTGSLTLGFFLVVTSLLTSINFNQNVLDLTFPIMLLAIPLVDTLRVMAMRLLRKQNPFLPDKTHLHHIISNSSISHKFTVFFIESLTVIFIILSLYYIKVSHFVPLILFFTLVLFLIFIEPIMKLAGRFIEINYEFELFRKLPMKNVMLFEKGLIFLSSIMIAFIIIASLPQSTNLQSNILMTFFIIGLIMFFLAYGHQRKQKDASDIYTFINLAAFFTITNLNSPALFNLSLSSINLGQLTEISYYVLALIIILFLIASDKLFPVKKVILNGIDLTVIVFILLTFIVNSFIKFYFDEYFSVSFLEAFIFYLWYKVIISIKAEVTNILFYASFALPFAAILLLLLV from the coding sequence ATGAACTTTTTACTAATATTTTTTACGAGTCTGATATTTACGATCTTTTTTACGCCATACTTCATCGCATATTTAAAAAAGACAAAAGTAGTAGATTTACCGGGTAACAGAAGAATACATTCAGATATTGTCCCGAGGATGGGCGGACTTTTAATATTCCTTGTCGTCTCGGTTATGCTCCTGTCCTTTACCGAGGAGCTCAATTCCGTAAGGCTCATGATCATTGCGGCAAATGTAATCCTTCTTGTAGGAATATTCGACGACATGCTCGGGCTTGATTATTCCGCCAAGTTCCTTCTGCAGCTTTCATCGGCAGTCCTCTTGCTTTTCTATCTGGCTCCAAAGTTCGTGAAGCTTAAACTCTTTGAAGTTACAATTCCTTATCCGCTGGATTACATACTGCTTCTTCTTTTTATAATCGGCGGAATTAATTCAATAAATCTGCTAGATGGAATGGACGGGCTTGTAAGCGGATTTTCGCTGCTGGTATTTTCCATTATTATGGCCCTTTCCATAATCTCGCACAATACTCTGCTTCTGATACTGACGACAAGCCTGATGGGAAGCATTCTGGGCTTTCTGAAATACAACGCCTATCCGGCTAAAATATTCTTAGGGGATACGGGTTCACTGACTCTCGGATTCTTTCTTGTTGTTACGTCACTTCTGACGTCAATTAACTTTAATCAGAATGTACTGGATCTGACTTTCCCCATTATGCTTCTTGCCATCCCTCTGGTTGATACGCTCAGGGTTATGGCAATGAGGCTCTTAAGAAAACAGAATCCTTTTCTGCCCGATAAGACGCACTTGCACCACATTATCAGCAACAGCAGCATATCGCATAAGTTTACTGTATTCTTTATCGAGAGCCTTACCGTAATATTTATCATACTTTCACTTTATTACATAAAAGTATCTCATTTTGTGCCTCTCATACTTTTCTTTACGCTTGTACTGTTTCTTATATTCATTGAGCCTATTATGAAATTAGCAGGCCGGTTTATAGAAATAAATTACGAGTTCGAGCTCTTCAGAAAGCTACCGATGAAAAATGTAATGCTTTTTGAAAAGGGGCTGATATTCCTTTCCTCAATAATGATTGCCTTTATTATTATTGCCTCTCTTCCTCAAAGCACCAATCTGCAGAGCAATATTTTAATGACATTCTTTATAATTGGGCTCATAATGTTTTTCCTGGCCTACGGGCACCAGAGAAAACAGAAAGATGCCAGCGATATATATACATTTATTAACCTGGCCGCTTTTTTTACAATTACAAATCTTAATTCGCCGGCATTATTCAACCTGTCTTTGAGCAGCATTAATCTGGGGCAGCTTACAGAGATAAGCTACTATGTGCTTGCGCTGATAATAATTCTGTTCCTTATTGCAAGCGACAAGCTTTTCCCGGTCAAGAAAGTGATCCTTAACGGAATAGACCTCACCGTAATTGTTTTTATTCTTCTCACATTTATTGTAAACAGCTTCATCAAATTTTATTTCGACGAGTACTTCAGCGTGAGCTTTCTGGAGGCGTTTATCTTTTACCTATGGTACAAGGTGATAATTTCAATAAAGGCTGAAGTTACAAATATACTTTTCTATGCTTCCTTTGCTCTGCCGTTTGCGGCAATTCTGCTTCTATTGCTTGTTTAG
- a CDS encoding glycosyltransferase family 4 protein, which produces MKKDHILFLTHYFPPEVNAPANRTYEHAREWIKEADVTVITNVPNHPDGRVFPGYKNRLIQKEVIDGINVVRLWTFITPNEGFLLRSLNYTVYMLAAIIYVLISGIRFDLLIATTPQFFCGLAGKYIARLTRKPFILELRDLWPESIIAVGAVKNKAVIRMLYRMEMGLYKSADRIVSVTRSFKDNLTMRGITPGKIDVIFNGVSPETFTNGREIKDKNIREFLREGFIVGYIGTIGMAHSIKTLIEAAERLKESPIRFIIVGSGAEREKLERLIREKDLKNVRIFPLQSKPEVASIIKKVDVFCVHLKNDPLFKTVIPSKIFEGMIMKKPILIGVNGEARMIIESANGGMYFEPENAVDLVEKVCHYYSCESERKLHGENGFRFVLEKFDRKKLAAEYMALIRTTILMSSQVKAEKQSRNYLKPV; this is translated from the coding sequence ATGAAAAAAGATCATATATTGTTCCTGACTCATTATTTCCCTCCCGAGGTAAATGCTCCTGCAAACAGGACCTATGAGCATGCAAGGGAATGGATAAAGGAAGCAGATGTTACTGTTATTACAAACGTACCGAATCATCCTGACGGACGCGTGTTCCCGGGCTATAAGAACAGGCTCATTCAGAAAGAAGTAATTGACGGCATTAATGTCGTAAGGCTCTGGACATTTATTACCCCCAATGAAGGGTTTTTATTAAGGAGCCTGAACTACACGGTCTATATGCTTGCTGCAATTATTTATGTGCTCATTTCAGGAATAAGGTTCGACCTGCTGATTGCAACAACACCGCAGTTCTTCTGCGGCCTTGCAGGAAAGTATATTGCCAGGCTGACAAGAAAACCCTTTATTCTGGAATTAAGGGACCTGTGGCCTGAATCTATAATTGCTGTCGGCGCAGTAAAAAATAAAGCAGTCATCCGGATGCTTTACCGGATGGAAATGGGGCTTTACAAGTCTGCAGACAGGATCGTTTCCGTTACAAGATCCTTCAAGGATAACCTCACCATGCGCGGGATTACACCGGGAAAAATTGATGTGATCTTTAACGGGGTATCGCCTGAGACATTTACAAACGGGCGTGAGATAAAGGATAAAAACATAAGAGAATTCTTACGCGAAGGCTTTATTGTTGGATATATCGGGACGATCGGAATGGCGCATTCCATTAAAACTCTCATTGAAGCTGCCGAACGCCTGAAGGAAAGCCCGATAAGATTTATAATTGTTGGTTCCGGAGCCGAAAGGGAAAAGCTTGAAAGGCTGATCAGGGAAAAAGATCTAAAAAATGTCAGGATCTTTCCCCTTCAAAGCAAGCCTGAAGTTGCCTCCATAATAAAGAAAGTTGATGTTTTCTGCGTGCACCTGAAAAATGACCCGCTGTTTAAGACAGTAATACCTTCAAAAATATTTGAAGGCATGATAATGAAAAAGCCGATTTTAATTGGCGTCAACGGGGAAGCCAGGATGATAATAGAAAGTGCAAACGGCGGGATGTATTTCGAACCTGAAAATGCCGTTGACCTTGTAGAGAAGGTCTGTCACTACTACTCATGCGAAAGCGAACGGAAACTGCACGGTGAAAACGGTTTCAGATTTGTTCTGGAGAAGTTCGACAGGAAAAAGCTTGCCGCAGAATACATGGCTCTGATTAGAACAACGATACTTATGTCCTCACAAGTTAAAGCAGAGAAACAATCGCGCAATTATTTAAAACCTGTGTGA